One stretch of Callospermophilus lateralis isolate mCalLat2 chromosome 11, mCalLat2.hap1, whole genome shotgun sequence DNA includes these proteins:
- the LOC143410468 gene encoding uncharacterized protein LOC143410468: protein MARSCCSSCCKPVCCRTTCCKTTCWKPACGSTCSSTSCCPPSCCGSSCSGKTSSGSSCCKPCCPPTSCKTTSCKTTCCKPACVVSCCSTPCCKPSCCEPCCSPNYCIIPCCQPCCPPACCETTCCKITCCKPTCVVSCCSTPCCEPCGCPSCCIIPCCQSCCPPSCSRTTCCKTTCSKKSHVICCCSKPCCQPCCCVCSCCCPCCP, encoded by the coding sequence ATGGCCCGCTCCTGCTGCTCCTCTTGCTGCAAGCCTGTCTGCTGCAGAACCACCTGCTGCAAGACCACCTGCTGGAAACCAGCCTGTGGGTCCACCTGCTCCAGCACATCCTGCTGTCCACCCAGCTGTTGTGGGTCTAGCTGCAGTGGTAAAACCAGCAGTGGGTCCAGCTGCTGCAAGCCCTGCTGTCCTCCAACTTCCTGCAAAACCACCTCCTGTAAGACCACTTGCtgcaaaccagcctgtgtggtcAGCTGCTGCAGCACACCCTGCTGTAAGCCCAGCTGCTGTGAGCCTTGCTGCTCCCCCAATTATTGTATCATTCCCTGCTGCCAGCCCTGCTGTCCCCCAGCTTGCTGTGAAACCACCTGCTGCAAGATCACCTGCTGCAAACCAACCTGTGTGGTCAGCTGCTGCAGCACACCCTGCTGTGAGCCTTGCGGCTGCCCCAGCTGCTGCATCATCCCCTGCTGCCAGTCCTGCTGCCCTCCTTCTTGCTCTAGAACCACCTGCTGCAAGACCACCTGCTCCAAAAAATCTCATGTGATCTGCTGCTGCAGCAAACCCTGCTGCCAGCCCTGCTGCTGTGTGTGCAGCTGCTGCTGTCCTTGCTGCCCATGA
- the LOC143410469 gene encoding uncharacterized protein LOC143410469 has protein sequence MARSCCSSCCKPTCCRTPCCKTTCWKPSCCPPSCCGSSCRGKTTCGSSCCWPCCPSTCCETTCCKTSCCKPTCVVSCCSTPCCKPSCCEPCCCPSCCIIPCCQPYCPPTCSQTTCSKKSHVTRCCSTPCCSPTCCETTCCKTTCWKPTCVISCCSTPCCPPSCCGSSCCQYRCPPTCSETTCCRTSCCKPTCVVGCCSTPCCEPSCCEPSCCEPCCCLSCCIIPCCQPCFPPACSRTRLIPPSTAHTMARSCCSSCCKPTCCKTIRWKSACGTSCGSTSCRPPRSCGSSSCGKTSSGSSFRQPRCPPTCCETTCCKPVSVVSCCSTPCCEPSCCEPCCCIIPCCQPCCCVFTCCQPCCCQPCCPPTCSQTTCCKTTCSKKTHVTRCCSTPCCQPCFCVCSCCKPCCS, from the exons ATGGCCCGCTCCTGCTGCTCCTCTTGCTGCAAGCCTACCTGCTGCAGGACCCCCTGCTGCAAGACCACCTGCTGGAAACCATCCTGCTGTCCACCCAGCTGCTGTGGATCCAGCTGCAGGGGCAAAACCACCTGTGGGTCCAGCTGCTGCTGGCCATGCTGTCCCTCAACTTGCTGTGAAACCACTTGCTGCAAGACCAGCTGCTGCAAACCAACCTGTGTGGTCAGCTGCTGCAGCACACCCTGCTGTAAGCCCAGCTGCTGTGAGCCTTGCTGCTGCCCCAGTTGCTGCATCATTCCCTGCTGCCAGCCCTACTGCCCTCCTACTTGCTCTCAAACCACCTGCTCCAAAAAGTCCCATGTGACCCGCTGCTGCAGCACACCCTGCTGCTCTCCAACTTGCTGTGAAACCACCTGCTGCAAGACCACCTGCTGGAAACCAACCTGTGTCATCAGCTGCTGCAGCACACCCTGCTGTCCACCCAGCTGCTGTGGGTCTAGCTGCTGCCAGTACCGTTGTCCCCCAACTTGTTCTGAAACCACCTGCTGCAGGACCTCCTGCTGCAAACCAACCTGTGTGGTCGGCTGCTGCAGCACACCCTGCTGTGAGCCCAGCTGCTGTGAGCCCAGCTGCTGTGAGCCTTGCTGCTGCCTCAGTTGCTGCATCATCCCCTGCTGCCAGCCCTGCTTCCCTCCAGCTTGCTCTAGAACCAGGCT GATCCCACCCTCCACAGCTCACACCATGGCCCGTTCCTGCTGCTCCTCTTGTTGCAAGCCTACCTGCTGCAAGACCATCCGCTGGAAATCAGCCTGTGGGACCAGCTGTGGCAGCACATCCTGCCGTCCACCTAGAAGCTGTGGGTCCAGCTCTTGTGGGAAAACCAGCAGTGGGTCCAGCTTCCGCCAGCCACGTTGTCCCCCAACTTGCTGTGAAACCACCTGCTGTAAGCCAGTCAGTGTGGTCAGCTGCTGCAGCACACCCTGCTGTGAGCCCAGCTGCTGTGAGCCTTGCTGCTGCATCATTCCCTGCTGCCAGCCCTGCTGCTGTGTGTTCACCTGCTGCCAGCCCTGCTGCTGCCAGCCCTGCTGCCCTCCTACTTGCTCTCAAACCACCTGCTGTAAAACCACCTGCTCCAAAAAAACCCATGTGACCCGCTGCTGCAGCACACCCTGCTGCCAGCCCTGCTTCTGTGTGTGCAGCTGCTGCAAACCTTGCTGCTCGTGA